gagagagagagagagagacgggggagagagagagacggggggggagagagagagactggggggagagagagagagagagacggggggggagagagagagagacggggggggagagagagagacactggggggggagagagactggggggagagaggggatgaagagaggagggggaggagggaagagatgggggaagggggagggggtggagagagagagggggagagagagagagagagggggaaggagagagagactggggagcagagagggagagagagttggggggagagtgagggagagggagagactgggtgaAGAGCCAGTGCGAGAAAGAGTGTggggaacagatagagagagggggtggggggagggagagagggaactcagaaaaaaagatcacgttcttccaacctgcgacaagggacattgttggagtggatgatatccagaggtcgacactgtcactgttcacttcatagtacctccagtgcgccagtgcagccttcggtcgtctgaggaaaagagtgtttgaagaccagaccctcaaatccacccccagctcgtggtctacagggctgtagtgatacccaccctcctgtgtggctcagagacatggaccatgtacagtaggtatctcaccccagctcatggtctacagggctgtagtgatacccgccctcctgtgtggctcagagacacggaccgtgtacagtaggtatctcacccccagctcatggtctacagggctgtagtgatacccgccctcctgtgtggctcagagacatggaccatgtacagtaggtatctcacccccagctcatggtctacagggctgtagtgatacccgccctcctgtatggcccagagacacggaccatgtacagtaggtatctcacccccagctcatggtctacagggctgtagtgatacccgccctcctgtgtggctcagagacacggaccgtgtacagtaggtatctcacccccagctcatggtctacagggctgtagtgatacccgccctcctgtgtggctcagagacatggaccatgtacagtaggtatctcacccccagctcgtggtctacagggctgtagtgatacccgccctcctgtatggctcagagacacggaccatgtacagtaggtatctcacccccagctcatggtctacagggctgtagtgatacccgccctcctgtatggcccagagacacggaccatgtacagtaggtatctcacccccagctcatggtctacagggctgtagtgatacccgccctcctgtatggcccagagacatggaccatgtacagtaggtatctcacccccagctcatggtctacagggctgtagtgatacccgccctcctgtatggctcagagacacggaccatgtacagtaggtatctcacccccagctcatggtctacagggctgtagtgatacccgccctcctgtatggctcagagacacggaccgtgtacagtaggtatctcacccccagctcatggtctacagggctgtagtgatacccgccctcctgtatggctcagagacacggaccatgtacagtaggtatctcacccccagctcatggtctacagggctgtaatgatacccgccctcctgtatggctcagagacatggaccatgtacagtaggtatctcacccccagctcatggtctacagggctgtagtgatacccgccctcctgtatggccctgaGACACGgatcgtgtacagtaggtatctcacccccagctcatggtctacagggctgtagtgatacccgccctcctgtatggctcagagacacggaccgtgtacagtaggtatctcacccccagctcatggtctacagggctgtagtgatacccgccctcctttatggctcagagacatggaccatgtacagtaggtatcgcacccccagctcacggtctacagggctgtagttatacccgccctcctgtatggctcagagacacggaccgtgtacagtaggtatctcacccccagctcacggtctacagggctgtagtgatacccgccctcctgtatggctcagagacacggaccatgtacagtaggtatctcacccccagctcatggtctacagggctgtagtgatacccgccctcctgtatggctcagagacatggaccatgtacagtaggtatctcacccccagctcatggtctacagggctgtagtgataccctgccctcctgtatggctcagagacacggaccatgtacagtaggtatctcacccccagctcatggtctacagggctgtagtgatacccgccctcctgtatggctcagagacatggaccatgtacagtaggtatctcacccccagctcatggtctacagggctgtagtgatacccgccctcctgtatggatcagagacatggaccgtgtacagtagacacctcaagtcgctggagaaataccaccaatgatgtctccgcaagatcctgcaaatcccccgggaggacagacgcaccaacgttagcgtcctcgaccaggcccaacatccccagcatcgaagcactgaccacactcgaccagctccgctgggcagggccacattgtccgcatggttcccccagacacgagactccccaaagcgagcgctcgaaacgggccaaaggtggctctgtgtcccagtgtcccagtgtctcaatgtcccagcctccacagctctctggggcagagaattccacagatttacaaccctctgagagaagaaattcctcctcatctcagttttaaatgggcggccccttattctaagaccatgccccctagttctagtctcccccatcagtgggaacatcctctctgcatccaccttgtcgagccccctcataatctgatacgtttccataagatcacctctcattcttctgaactccaatgagtagaggcccaacctactcaacctttcctcataagtcaaccccctcatccccggagatGGAGAGATTTCTCGAGGCAAAAGGCATCAAAGAGtaaggagagaaagcgggagatatGGTGTTGAGTTCGAGGATCAcccttgatcatattgaacggctgtgtagactagaggggctgaatggtcaacTCCTGGACCGATTTTCgctgtttcactgcattaaaggcgctatatacataccAGTTGTTGCAGTTaaacccccccgcacacacacacacacacacacacacacacacacacacacaccccacacatacacacaccccacacacacacacacacacccacacacacccacacacacacccctacacacacacccctacacacacacacacaccccccacacacacacacccctacacacacacccctacacacacacacccctacacacacacacacacacaccccccacacacacacacccctacacacacacccctacacacacacacacacacacaccccccacacacacacacccctacacacacacacacacaccccacacacacacccacacacacacacacacacacccccacacacacacacacacacacacaccccccacacacacacccacacacacacacacacacccacacacaccccccacacacacacaccccacacacacacccctacacacacacacaccccccacacacacacacacacacatacacaccccacacacacacacacacccccccccacacacacacacaccccccacacacacacacacacacacacacacaccccccacacacacacacacacacacatacaccccccacacacacacacacctacacacacacacacacacacacatacacacccacacacacacaccccccacacacacacacacacacacacacccctacacacacacacacacaccccacacacacacacacaccccacacccccccccacacacacacccccacccacacactctgaTGTCATACATGTTGGTCACAGTGGTGATATAACCAGCCCCTGGCCAGTCAGGGCTGGAGGGAGGGCTGTGTTTGAGCAATCTCAAGGGATGATATCAGTGGGGATGATATCATCGGCTGCCCCTGTGGATAATAAAGATTGTTTGTGAGCTAGTTGCAAGTTTGCCTgcaaggggggggagagggcggaTGTGAGAGACACAGACCTTGTATCACCGTGCAGCTGCCTGTAAATGTCAGAGTGTTTGGTTTAGTGGTGTGGCAGTGGATCACGTAgacccccgtgtgtgtgtgtgtgtgtgtgtgagagatattcCCGGGGCGAGCGGGGGGGAGCAGAGTGGGACAGAGCTGGGGaagggactgggagggagggaggttactCGAGATATGGAGCTGACGACGGCTGTGTTGCTGTTGGCTTGTGTGAGCTGGATACCAATACCCGGGGCAGCAAGAACAACAGGTAAGTGCTGTTATTTTCTGGAAACCGGGATTCAATCACCACAGAGACAGcacggctttatgaaagggaaatcgcgtttgacaaagttgctgaagttctttgaggatgtaaggagcagggaggataaagggggaaccagtagatgtggtgtatttggatttccaaaaggcattggataaggtgccacataaaaggttactgcacaagataaaagctcacggggtttggggtaatcttcatcataggcagtccctcggaatcgaggaagacttgctcccactctaaacacgagtcctgaggtggctgaacagcccaacacagggacccacagtccctgtcacaggtgggacagatagacgttgagggaaggggagggtgggacagacagacgttgagggaaggggagggtgggacagacagacgttgagggaaggggagggtgggactggtttgccgcacgctccttccgctgcctgcgcttggtttctgcacgctctcggcgacgagactcgaggtgctcagcgccctcccggatgcactccctccacttagggcggactggtctttgggcccagggactcccaggtgtcggtggggatgttgcactttatcagggagggctttgagggtggtcccttgtaacgtttcctctgcccacctttggcccgtttgcccgtgaaggagttccgagtagagccctcgctttggggagtctcgtgtctgggggaaccatgcggacaatgtggccctgcccagcggagctggtcgagtgtggtcagtgcttcgatgctggggatgttgggcctggtcgaggacgctaacgttggtgcgtctgtcctcccgggggatttgcaggatcttgcggagacagcgttggtggtatttctccagcagggTGAGGTGATACTTGAGGCATTCGATAAAGTTCGACGTAagtggttactacacaagataaaagttcagggggttgggggtaatatattagcatgtatagaggattggttaactaacagagaacagagagtcaggataaatggttcattctcgggttggccaccagtaactagtggggtgtcacagggatcagtgctggggccccaactatttacaatctatattaacgacttggatgaagggactgagtgtaacgtagacaagtttgctgacgatacaaagatgggaggaaaagcaatgtgtgaggaggacacaaaaaatctgcaaaaggacatagacaggctcagtgagtgggcaaaaatttgtcagatggagtataatgttggaaagtgtgaggtcatgcagtttggcagaaaaaaaatcaaagagcaagttattatttaaatggagaaagattacaaagtgccgcagtacagcgggacctgggggttacttgtacatgaaacacaaaaggttagtatgcaggtacagcaagtgatcaggaaggccaatgatatcttggcctttattgcaaaggggatggagtataaaagcagggaagtcttgctccagttatacagggtattggtgaggccacacctggagtactgcgtgcagttttgctctccgtatttacgaaaggatatacttgctttggaggcagttcagagaaggttcactcggttgattccggggatgagggggttgacttatgaggaaaggttgaggaggttgggcctctactcattggagttcagaagaatgagaggtgatcttatggaaacgtatcagattatgaggggggctcgacaaggtggatgcagagaggatgttcccactgatgggggagactagaactagggggcatggtcttagaataaggggccgcccatttaaaactgagatgaggaggaatttcttctctcagagggttgtaaatctgtggaattctctgccccagagagctgtggaggctgggacattgaatatatttaaggtggagatagacagatttttgagcgataagggagtgaagggttatggggagcgggcggggaagtggagctgagtccatgatcggatcagccatggtcgtattaaatggcggagcaggctcgaggggcccaatggtctcctcctgctcctaatataacaggctcgaggggccgaatggcccactcctgctcctaatgtaacaggctcgaggggcccaatggtctcctcctgttcctaatgtaacagactcgaggggcccaatggcccactcctgctcctaatgtaacaggctcgaggggcccaatggcccactcctgaccctaatgtaacaggctcgaggggcccaatggcccactcctgctcctaatgtaacaggctcgaggggcccaatggtctcctcctgttcctaatgtaacaggctcgaggggcccaatgtcccgctcctgctcctaatgtaacaggctcgaggggcccaatggccggctcctgctcctaatgtaacaggctcgaggggcccaatggccggctcctgctcctaatgtaacaggctcgaggggcccaatgtcccgctcctgctcctaatgtaacaggctcgaggggcccaatggtctcctcctgttcctaatgtaacagactcgaggggcccaatggcccactcctgctcctaatgtaacaggctcgaggggcccaatggcccactcctgaccctaatgtaacaggctcgaggggcccaatgtcccgctcctgctcctaatgtaacaggctcgaggggctcaatgtcccgctcctgctcctaatgtaacaggctcgaggggcccaatgtcccgctcctgctcctaatgtaacaggctcgaggggctcaatggtctcctcctgttcctaatgtaacaggctcgaggggcccaatggcccactcctgctcctaatgtaacaggctcgaggggcccaatggcccactcctgctcctagtgtaacaggctcgaggggcccaatggcccactcctgaccctaatgtaacaggctcgaggggcccaatggccggctcctgctcctaatgtaacaggctcgaggggcccaatggccggctcctgctcctaatgtaacaggctcgaggggcccaatggccggctcctgctcctaatgtaacaggctcgaggtgcccaatggccggctcctgctcctagtgtaacaggctcgaggggcccaatggccggctcctgctcctaatgtaacagactcgaggggcccaatggcccactcctgctcctaatgtaacaggctcgaggggcccaatggccggctcctgctcctaatgtaacaggctcgaggggcccaatggcccactcctgctcctagtgtaacaggctcgaggggcccaatggcccactcctgctcctaatgtaacagactcgaggggcccaatggcccactcctgctcctaatgtaacaggctcgaggggcccaatggcccactcctgctcctagtgtaacaggctcgaggggcccaatggcccactcctgctcctaatgtaacaggctcgaggggcccaatggccggctcctgctcctgtttgtgATGGATGATGAAAAATAACAGGAACAAAAGGTTAAGGAACAGCTTGATGACGATAAATGGGCCGCCCCCGATTCAGGAGCTCCCTGTCCTGTCTCCTCAGATTGTGGTTCTCGCCCGCTGATGGTCAATCCTATCCCGCTGCGAGTACTCGGTGGTCAGGACACATTGCCTGGTGCCTGGCCCTGGCAAGTCAGTGTCCAGTTAAAGCAGCACGGGACACGCACGCACATTTGTGGAGGCATCATCATCGACACCCGCTGGGTCCTTTCAGCCGCACACTGCTTCTCTGAGAAATTGAGGTAGGTTCCAGCAACTCGagcgggcggtactgagggagtgccgcactgtcggaggggcagtactgagggagtgccgcactgtcggaggggcagtactgagggagtgccgcactgtcggaggggcggtactgagggagcgccgcactgtcggaggggcagtactgagggagcgccgcactgtcggaggggcagtactgagggagcaccgcactgtcggaggggcagtactgagggagcgccgcactgtcggaggggcagtactgagggagcgccgcactgtcagaggggcagtactgagggagtgccgcactgtcagagggcagtactgagggagtgccgcactgtcggaggggcagtactgagggagtgccgcactgtcggaggggcagtactgagggagtgccgcactgtcggaggggcagtactgagggagtgccgcactgtcggaggggcagtactgagggagtgccgcactgtcggaggggcagtactgagggagtgccgcactgtcggaggggcagtactgagggagtgccgcactgtcggaggggcagtactgagggagtgccgcactgtcggaggggcagtactgagggagtgccgcactgtcggaggggcagtactgagggagtgccgcactgtcggaggggcagtactgagggagtgccgcactgtcggaggggcagtactgagggagtgctgcactgtcggaggggcagtactgagggagtgctgcactgtcggaggggcagtactgagggagtgccgcactgtcggagggcagtactacgTTAAAGACGGGTATAAATGGCAGTGGATGAGGAGGTGTgttgaggagaggagggggagattgCGAGGCTCACCCTCACACCCCCTCGCCCCGCTCTGCGGCCAGAAACGAGGGTTGACAGTCACTGTGCCGTGTTTGCTCCTACAGCCCATCGTCCCTCTGGGTGGTGGTTACAGGACTGCACGATCGGTCAGAGTTCAGTGCTCACACCAGGATGATGGTGGTACGAAAGGTGATTGTTCACCATCAGTTCGAAGCCCGATCGATGATCAATGACATCGCCCTGCTACACCTGAGGAGCGCCATGGAGTACAGCGATTACGTGCAGCCCATCTGTGTCCCCGTCAACGGAACGGTGCTGGCCGACATCCACCTCTGCTTCATCACTGGCTGGGGTATGAGTGTCGATTACGGTAGGCCACcctctcgctcagtactgcccctccgacagtgcggcactccctcagtactgctcctccgacagtgcggggctccctcagtactgcccctccgacagtgcggggctccctcagtactgcccctccgacagaaacatagaaaataggtgcaggagcaggccatttggcccttcgagcctgcaccaccattcaataaggtcatggctgattattccctcagtaccccattcctgctttctctccataccccttgatccctttagccgtaagggccacatctaactccttcttgaatatatctaacaaactggcctcaacaactctctgtggtagagaattccacaggttcacaattctctgagtgaagaagtttctcctcatctcggtcctaaatggtttaccccttatccttagactgtgacccctggttctggacttccccaacatcgggaacattcttcctgcatctaacctgtccagtcccgtcagaattttatatgtttctatgagatcccctctcattcttctaaattccagtgaatataagcccagtcgatccagtctttcttcatatgtcagtcctgccatcccgggaatcagtctggtgaaccttcgctgcactccctcaatagcaagaatgtccttcctcagattaggagaccaaaactgaacacaatactccaggtgaggcctcaccaaggccctgtacaactgcagtaagacctccctgctcctatactcaaatcctctcgctatgaaggccaacataccatttgccttcttcaccgcctgctgtacctgcatgccaaccttcaatgactgatgtaccatgacacccaggtctcgttacacctccccttttcctaatctgccgccattcagataatattctgccttcctgtttttgcccccaaagtggataacctcacatttatccacattatactgcatctgccatgcatttgccccactcacctaacctgtccaagtcaccctgcagcctcttagcatcctcctcgcagctcacaccgccacccagcttagtgtgatctgcaaacttggagatattacactcaattccttcatctaaatcattaatgtatgttgtaaatagctgtgtGCGATTGTGGAGAAGGTAGACGGTTTTGAGCCTAGCCTCAATCGACAGAAACTGAATCGCTATCCTACTCCCAATCCCGCTGCCCGACCCGAATGGGATGTCCGAAGTCTTGAGGAAAGAGGGGAGAGAAATAGAACTGGGCACTTTCAGTGAGGTCAGTGGGCaggactctcgcctctg
This region of Pristiophorus japonicus isolate sPriJap1 unplaced genomic scaffold, sPriJap1.hap1 HAP1_SCAFFOLD_1306, whole genome shotgun sequence genomic DNA includes:
- the LOC139242381 gene encoding transmembrane protease serine 12-like; protein product: MELTTAVLLLACVSWIPIPGAARTTDCGSRPLMVNPIPLRVLGGQDTLPGAWPWQVSVQLKQHGTRTHICGGIIIDTRWVLSAAHCFSEKLSPSSLWVVVTGLHDRSEFSAHTRMMVVRKVIVHHQFEARSMINDIALLHLRSAMEYSDYVQPICVPVNGTVLADIHLCFITGWGMSVDYGPSSDILQEAEVDLIPTNICNQRSWYDGMITEKMQCAGYENGSADGCQGDSGGPLQCFNYQDQKFYLLGVSSFGVHCGLPRKVGVFTRPLQYEGWIRRMREANGAETTHGGHAAPSLLRCLLLLLSMVVARH